In the genome of Dehalogenimonas sp. THU2, the window TCCAATTCCTCGACTACGAATCCGGCTTCCTGCAGCATCTGGCGCCACTCTTCTTTGGTATGAACGAACATGATGCCTCGTTCCACCGCATAACGAACGAAGGTGTTCATGAACAAGGACAGGACGGGGTTTTTAGGCTGATAGATATCAAAGATGACGATCTTTCCGCCGGGTTTGAGTATCTCATAGCTTTTCTTGAGCAGACGGGAGAAGAGCTTGAATTCATGGGAAGCGCTCGAGTTATAGATGCGGTCGAACTCTTCTTCTTTGAAGGGCATCTGGTAAGCGTTGCCCTTGATGAGTGTCTTGTTGTCCCGTTTCACCTTGGCGTTCCGCGCCAGCATGGCGTCGGACTGGTCCAACCCAACGATTCTCTTGGCCTCGATGGTGTTGCAGATGTACCCTGTGCCGCAGCACAGATCCAATATCTCCATCTGAGAGGTATCCTCGTTAAGCATCCTTTTACGCATGCTTTCATAGGTCCCGCCCATAAAGAGTTTGGTTAGAAAATCATAAATAGGAGCGATTGTCTCAAAAAAACGCGGTTCTACCATATCAGCCTTTCATCTTAACAAAAACCCGAGCGCCACAGTCAAATTAGTGACCGAGTAAACCATGACCATATACTTGTTGGCACCGGCGACCTTGATGGGGTCAAGATAGTGCCGATGCGCGGCTTTTGCCGCTGAAAATGCCAGCGGAATCCCCGCAAAAGCTAATGCCGCTGCCGGTGGCAGTACCGAGGTGCCGATAAGCACCGCGATATAAACATAGATAGCACCGAGCGAAATGATGAACAGGTTCTTAGCCCGTTGTTGCCCCAGGCGGTAGGTCAGGTTGCGTTTTTCAGCAGCCCGGTCTTCGGCATAATCGGGAATCTCGTTGATAATGATCATCGTCCACATCGAAAGGCCGGGTATGAGGCCGATTAACAAGATCTCGGGTGTAAGACTGCCGGTATGAACGTAATAGCTCCAGCCGGTGATCACCGGGCCGTAACCCATAAGCATCGCCAGTTCCCCCAGCCCCCGATAGGCCAGGCGGAAAGGTTTGGCGGAATACAGGATGGAAATAGCGGCGCCGACGCCGGCCAGTCCCAGGCTCCAAACACCGACGGTAACAGCAAAATAGATTGCGGCAACAAGCGCCGCCAAATATAGTCCGACGATGACCGTCATGGCCTGCCTGGGCTTAATACAGCCGGAGGCCAGCACTCCCGACCCGCCGGAAAACGGATTCTTGGCATCGATTGTGCAGCGGTCAGTGCCATATTTGAAGTCCAACGTGTCGTTGAACATGGTCAAGCCGATCTGCACCGCCGCGGCAGCCAGGAAAGCGATGATGAAATGTGCCGAATTGAAAACGCCGGCAGCAAAAGCCGCGGCCCCACCGATGGTTACCGGTAAGACGCCCTGGGGCAGGAATTTCAGACGCGCCGCCTGCACCCAGTAATTGAAAGGTACAGCCGCCGGGCTAGTAAGCGCTCTCAAGGACTCCCCTCAACAGTGACTCCGGCACCTTGCAAGCGATCTTGCCGTTCTCCTTGTGGAAACAGCCGAACGCTTCCAAAAGGAAGAAGTCGTTGATGGCAGTGCGCCGCTTGTTGTCAAAGGTCAGAGTCTCCAAAATCTCGTCGATAGAGATATCGGCTGGGATACGGGTCGGCAGGCCGATCTTTTGGAAAATGGCTTCGATTCGGGCCGCCAGCTCCGGCGACATGAAACCCAGCGCCGCAGAGATCTTGGCTTCGACGGTCATACCGATAGCGATGGCTTCACCGTGCAGCAGTTGCCCGTTCTTGCGGATCTCCAGGGCATGACCGACGGTGTGCCCCAGTTCCAGTTGCGGGTCGAGCTTACCCTCGTAAGGATCGATGATCAGTAACTCCAATTTAAGTTCGATGGTATGAGCAGAGATATATTCGATGTCTTCCCAGGAAAAATTCGGTGCGCAACGACCAATGAACTCAAAAAAGGTTTCTTCCTGGCAAAGGCCGTGCTTGACCGATTCAGCGAGACCGGCTCTGATCTGACGCTCCGGCAGTTTCCTGAGGAAGGCGAAGTCGATAAAGACGAATTCCGGCGGGTAATACTGACCGAAGAGATTCTTGCCCCGTTTGTAATTGACCGCTTGCTTCTGGCCGATAGCCGAATCGATCTGGGCTACCATAGTGGTGGGAACATGAAAGAAACGGATACCGCGGAAAAGAAGCGCCGATAGCAAGCCGCCCAGGTTGCCGACGACGCCGCCGCCGAGGCAGACTATGACGCTGGATTTAGTAGCCCGGGCATCTAGGACCTTGGCGCCGAGCGATTCGAGGGTCGAGAGGGTCTTGGACTGCTCCCCGGCAGGAAACACGAACGCATGAGTTTCGGCGACCTGCTCAAGCTGGGCTTTGACCTCGTCTAGATACACGCCGGCAACATTGTCATCGGTGATAATGAAGAACTTATCGGCGTCAAGTGTCCGGGCGCACTCCGCAAGGTGATCGATAATACCCCGGCCGATATAAATGGGGCGGTAGCGTCCGCCACCGATATCGTATTGCAGAGTTTTAAGTTCAGTCATTTCACACTTCATTTCTTATAACCCACCACAACGGTTCCCATGCCGCCGCTCTGATAACGGTGCCATACATCTGCAAAACCATTATCGGTCAGTATGCGGGCGATATCCGTGTTCTTGGGCAACAGCATCACCGAATTATAGAGATAGCGGGGTGAACCTTTAGCCGTACCTAGTATCTTGCCGGCGACAGGCAGCATATATTTCAGGGCAAAAAGGTATAACCCGCGCAGCGGTTGTTTTTCCGGCTTGGTCATATCCTGGATGATAAACATTCCGCCGGGTTTAAGGGCTGCGTAGACATTCTTCGCCGCCAGGTTTTTATTGGCAAAATTACGGAAAGCGAAGCAAGTGGTAATCACGTCGTACTTGTTCTCGCCGTAAGGAACCTCGGAATCGCCGACCCAGAAATCGATCTTCCGGTCGCTGAAACTTTTTGCCTGGCGTTTCTTGGCGACTCCGACCATCTCCGGCACCAGGTCGAAGGCATCGATCTCGATATCCGGAAAGTGCCTGGTGGTATTAAAGGTGACGAATCCAGTGCCGCAGGCTAGGTCCAGCATTTTCAGCTTTTCCTTACCCTGCTTGAAATGCCCGATGACCTTGAGCACGTCTTTAACCCAGCGGCGGTGGATGCCCATACCGATGATGTCATCATGAAGGTCATATTTCGGTGCCTGGTAGCCGAAAAGCTCCAGCATGTAGGCCTTGCGTTTACGAGCGGCCTCAGAGTCGAAGCCCGGGTCCTTAAGGTGTTGATCCATTGTCCCAGTCGCCATCTCTTAAGCCCCCGGCTTAAAGCCGACGATGATACAGGCAATACCACCGGAGAGGCTCTTATGATAGCAGTTGACCATACCGTTGGCTTCCAGTATTTTCTGGATCTGGGCGTTGGTGGGCATCATGTCGGTACTCTTTTTGAGCCAGCCCGCCGCGGATTTCTCGGTACCCAGGATCCTGGCGAAGATAGGGAGAATAAACTTCATGTAAAAAGCGTACAGGCCCTTCATCGGATGCCGTTCGGGTTTGGTCAGATCCTGGATGATGAAGATGCCGCCAGGCTTGAGGGCATTGAATACATTCTTGGTGGCCAGGTGCTTGTTGGCGAAGTTGCGATAGGCGAAGGAAGTGGTCACGATGTCGTATTTTCTGTCACCGAAGGGAACCTCGGCATCGGCCACCCAGAACTTGATCTTGCGGCCTTTGAACCCCTTATCATAGCGCTGTTTGGCCACCTTGATCATGTCTGGCGACAGGTCGAAAGAGTCGATATCGATATTCGGCATCTTCCGGGCAACGTTATAGGTGACAAAGCCGGTACCGCAGCCCATGTCCAGCATATCGGCGCGCTTCTTGCCCTTCATGAACCGCTCGACGATCTTGACCATGGTGCGCACCCAGAAACGATGAGCGTAGAAGCCATATATATCATCGTGGAGATCATAATTCTTTGCCTGTACCACGAACAGGTCTACCATGTACTTTTTCCGTTTTTTAGCTTCTTCCGAATCGAATCCCGGATCTTTCACCGGCGCTATTGTTTCCATGAGCACTCCTTACCCAGCAATTAAATCAGCGTTGTTCGACCGCGGACCGGCCCGTTACGGAATAATAGGAAGCCGTGTTGATGATATATGCGATGGTCACTTTATAGTTACGAATGGTACTAAATAATAGAATTGATTGCCCCACATGTCAAGTTACGGGTCATTTTTAAAGGCGGCGCTGATAGTATCAGAATAATTAGGAAGGCGGATTATACACGGTTAACGTTGTTGGTGATGCACATGCAGTTAGCTTTAGAAAGTAATCTCAGGTTTCTTACGGCGGCGAAAAAGAGTGAAAAGTCCCCACTTGCGCCCAGCCAACTCGTGACCCGCAACCGCAGCCATCAAGTCTTTAACGGCGACACGGACATCTTCGCCCTGATAAAGAACCTGATAGAGGCGTTCGGTAATGGGCATCTCTATGCCCAGTTTTTGCGCCAGGTTCCAGGCTACCAGTGTGGTGGACACGCCTTCGGCGATGCCATTCATCGTGGCCTCGATATCTTTGAGCGATTCCCCCCGCGTCAGCCGCACCCCGACCTGGTGGTTGCGGGAGAGGTTACTGGAACAGGTGGCGATGAGATCTCCCTGTCCAGCCAGACCGGAAAGGGTCAGCGGGTTGGCGCCGAGGGCCGTACCCAGCGCCGTGATCTCGGTCAGACCGCGGGTCATCAGGGCGGCCTTAGTGTTATCACCGTATCCCAGGCCATCGACAATGCCGGCGCCTAAGGCGATGATGTTTTTAAGCGCTCCGCCCAGTTCCACGCCGACCACATCGGTATTGGTGAAAGCGCAGAAATCGGGCACCGTCACCATCTTTACACCGCGCCGGGCCCGAGACTCTTTCTCGGCGGCGATAACGGTCACGGCCGGTCGCCCGGCCAGTATCTCCCACGCCAGATTGGGGCCGGAAAGCACGCAAATGTTGTCATGATGCTCTTTTTTAGTCTCTTCGGCTATCACCTGGCTCATTCGCTTGCCGGTAGCTATCTCCAGCCCCTTGGCGGCGGATATGATGAGAGTTCGTTTATTGAGGTACGGGGCTATCAGCTTCAAATTATGCCGCATAGCTTGGGAGGGCACGGCCAGGATAATGGCATCGGCGTCATGTACCGCCTCATTGGCGTCGGCGGTGACTTTGATGGATTGCGGCAGGACAAATTTATCCGGCAATTTGGGGGTTTTAAAAACGCTCTGGCCGACTAGGAACGCCTCGTCCTCGGTCCGGGCTAAAATACGAATCCCGGCGTCCTTACGGGCCAGCACGGCAGCTAAAGTGATGCCCCAGGTTGTAGCGCCGATAACGGCAACTTTAGCCATTCAACAACTGCCTTTGAGGTTTACGCGCCGGCGCGGGCATTAGCGGGCTTTTTCGCTGATCCTGCGTTCTTTGCCGGCGATCAGACGCTGGATATTATCACGGTGCATGATGATGATAATGGTTGAACCGAGCAAGGCATAGACCAGGTATTCCATAGGCAATCCGTTGTTCAAAGACAACGGTATCATAATGGCATAGGCCCCGGCCACCCCGGCCAGGCTACCCAGGGAGGCGAAGCCGGTCAGGCCGACACCGATGATGAAGACTTCCCCGCCAAAAATCGCCGCCAGCGGGTATAAAGCGATGAATCCGCCGAAATAGGTGGCCACGCCGCGGCCGCCTTTGAATTGGTTGAATACCGGGTAGATATGCCCGATTACCGCCGCCAGGGCGGCCATAACCTGGGCCATCAGGATACCAAGGTGGTAATCACCGACCAGCATGTATCCATGGCCCACCACCACGCCCGCCAGCAGCACGGCGGTCACGCCCTTGAGCATGTCCAGGAAGGCCACCAGGGCGGCCATCTTGCGTCCCAGGGTGCGCAGCACATTGGTGGCGCCGGTGCGGCCGCTGCCTTGAGTAGTGATATCGATCTTGGCTTTGCGCCGGGCAATAAGATAGCCGAAAGGTATACTGCCGATGAGGTACCCGGCGATGGTCACAAATATCAGTTCGGTAATTAACATCTACTTTTTCTCACCCCTGCCCTTGAAGGTAAACTTGATGGGTGTGCCGGAAAAGCCGAAAACCTCGCGCAGACGGTTTTCCAGGAAGCGCTGGAAGGTAAAATGAACCAGATCGGGGTCGTTGACAAAGAAGACTATTTCCGGCGGGCAAACGCCCACCTGGGTGGCATATAAAACTTTGAGTGTTCTGCCGGCGATGCTGGGCGGGGCATGCTTGGCCATGGCGTGGCGGACCAGGCTGTTGAGTTCGGGAGTGGGGATGCGTTTACTGCGCTCGGCCTGAACTTCAAAGGCGGCGGGAATAATGCGGTCTACTCCTTCACCGGTTCGGGCAGAAACGTACAGGCGCCGGGCATAGTGGATGAACTTGAAACGCGCCGCCATGTTCCTGTCGTATTCGGTCATGTCCACATTTTCCAAAAGGTCGGACTTGTTGATCACCAGTATAAGGCCCCGATGGTTATCCTTGGCGTATCCGGCGATATGGGTGTCCTGGGCGGTCGCCGCTTCACCGGCATCCAGCACGATCAGCACCACGTCGGCGCGATCGATGGCGTTCAAAGAGCGGATAACGCTGTATTCCTCGATGCCGCGTTCGACCTTGCCCCGTCGCCTGATGCCAGCGGTATCTATAAGTACCACACCGCCAGTACTAAAGTCAATAGATGTATCTATGGCGTCGCGGGTGGTGCCTGGGATGGCGGAAACGATGACTCGTTCTTCTCCGGTAATTGTGTTCAAGAGCGACGATTTGCCGACATTAGCCCGCCCGGCGATGGCGATACGCAGCCTCTCCGGTTCGGACACCGCGGATTCCGGTGGCGGCAAGAGTTCGACCACCCGGTCGAGGAGATCTTCAGCGCCGCGGCCGTGGTAGGCGGAAACCGGCATCGGCTCACCGAGCGCCAGCGAGTGAAACTCCACGGCATGGTCAGATAAGCGCGCATTATCGACCTTATTCACAGCCATGATCACCGCTTTGCCGCTGCGGCGCACCTCATCGGCGATTTCCTCGTCCTGCGGCGTAATGCCGGTCTTGGCGTCGGTGAGGAAAATAATAACCGAGGCTTGCTTCATGGCCTCCCTCACCTGATCGTTGACCGACCGGGCGATACCATCTTCCGGAGCCCCGGCCAGACCGCCGGTATCCACCAGCATAAAATCGCGCCCGCCGTAACTCAAAGGGATGAAAAGCCGATCCCGGGTCGTGCCGGGTAGATCCTCGGTGATGGCCTGACGTTTCCCTGTCAGCCGGTTCAATAGAGTGGACTTGCCGACGTTAGGCCGGCCGACGATAGCAACACTGGGCACATTATTCATATATTGAAATTCTAATTTCCGTTCGATTCACAAGGATATCCCTGTCAGACTCTCAAATACCCGGAGTATCCGCGATAAGTCTCATACACAAGGGAGCGCTTGAAATACTGAATATCTTATTATACCACGTTTAGCGCAGGGCGCCGGTTTCCATGGTTTGGACACCACCGGTGATCCATCCAGCATACCCCCGGTATGTTTACATAGGCCAGGGTAAGAGCAACCCGCCCAGCATATCGGCCAGAAGAGCCTTCTGCACGTGCAGGCGGTTCTCCGCCTGATCGAAGACGACTGACTGCGGAATATCGAGCAGTCCCTCCGCTACCTCCAGCCCATAATGGGCTGGCAAGGGATGCATAATAATGGCATCCGACTTGGCCAGTGTCACCAGCTGTTCGTTGACCTGGTAACCGGCAAAATCCTTAAGGCGAGCTTCAGCGTCAGCCTCCTGCCCCATACTGACCCAAACGTCTGTATAGATAATATCTGCTCCCCGGGCTGCTGCTTCAGGGTTGGTCATCGCGTCGAAAACACAATCGTTTTCGACAGCCAATGCCTGTGCCTGACGCATCACTTCCGCCGGCAGTTCGTAACCCCGGGGTGCGGCGATGGTGAAACTCAGTCCCACCGATAGCGCGGCGAGAGCAAGACTCACCGCTACATTATTACCGTCACCGATATAGACCAGCTTCAAGCCGGGATAATCACCCTTATGTTCGTATATAGTTAAAAGATCGGCCAGCGCCTGACAGGGATGCTCGGCGTCTGACAAGGCGTTGATGACTGGAACCTCAGCCCGGCGCGCTAGTTCTTCCAAACTGCTCTGCGCAAAGGTGCGTACAGCCAGGGCGTCCACAT includes:
- a CDS encoding methyltransferase domain-containing protein; translation: MVEPRFFETIAPIYDFLTKLFMGGTYESMRKRMLNEDTSQMEILDLCCGTGYICNTIEAKRIVGLDQSDAMLARNAKVKRDNKTLIKGNAYQMPFKEEEFDRIYNSSASHEFKLFSRLLKKSYEILKPGGKIVIFDIYQPKNPVLSLFMNTFVRYAVERGIMFVHTKEEWRQMLQEAGFVVEELDVIRGLYIFARASKPLNTAVNQPNS
- a CDS encoding prenyltransferase, which gives rise to MRALTSPAAVPFNYWVQAARLKFLPQGVLPVTIGGAAAFAAGVFNSAHFIIAFLAAAAVQIGLTMFNDTLDFKYGTDRCTIDAKNPFSGGSGVLASGCIKPRQAMTVIVGLYLAALVAAIYFAVTVGVWSLGLAGVGAAISILYSAKPFRLAYRGLGELAMLMGYGPVITGWSYYVHTGSLTPEILLIGLIPGLSMWTMIIINEIPDYAEDRAAEKRNLTYRLGQQRAKNLFIISLGAIYVYIAVLIGTSVLPPAAALAFAGIPLAFSAAKAAHRHYLDPIKVAGANKYMVMVYSVTNLTVALGFLLR
- a CDS encoding iron-containing alcohol dehydrogenase, which encodes MTELKTLQYDIGGGRYRPIYIGRGIIDHLAECARTLDADKFFIITDDNVAGVYLDEVKAQLEQVAETHAFVFPAGEQSKTLSTLESLGAKVLDARATKSSVIVCLGGGVVGNLGGLLSALLFRGIRFFHVPTTMVAQIDSAIGQKQAVNYKRGKNLFGQYYPPEFVFIDFAFLRKLPERQIRAGLAESVKHGLCQEETFFEFIGRCAPNFSWEDIEYISAHTIELKLELLIIDPYEGKLDPQLELGHTVGHALEIRKNGQLLHGEAIAIGMTVEAKISAALGFMSPELAARIEAIFQKIGLPTRIPADISIDEILETLTFDNKRRTAINDFFLLEAFGCFHKENGKIACKVPESLLRGVLESAY
- a CDS encoding class I SAM-dependent methyltransferase, with translation MDQHLKDPGFDSEAARKRKAYMLELFGYQAPKYDLHDDIIGMGIHRRWVKDVLKVIGHFKQGKEKLKMLDLACGTGFVTFNTTRHFPDIEIDAFDLVPEMVGVAKKRQAKSFSDRKIDFWVGDSEVPYGENKYDVITTCFAFRNFANKNLAAKNVYAALKPGGMFIIQDMTKPEKQPLRGLYLFALKYMLPVAGKILGTAKGSPRYLYNSVMLLPKNTDIARILTDNGFADVWHRYQSGGMGTVVVGYKK
- a CDS encoding class I SAM-dependent methyltransferase, with amino-acid sequence METIAPVKDPGFDSEEAKKRKKYMVDLFVVQAKNYDLHDDIYGFYAHRFWVRTMVKIVERFMKGKKRADMLDMGCGTGFVTYNVARKMPNIDIDSFDLSPDMIKVAKQRYDKGFKGRKIKFWVADAEVPFGDRKYDIVTTSFAYRNFANKHLATKNVFNALKPGGIFIIQDLTKPERHPMKGLYAFYMKFILPIFARILGTEKSAAGWLKKSTDMMPTNAQIQKILEANGMVNCYHKSLSGGIACIIVGFKPGA
- a CDS encoding NAD(P)H-dependent glycerol-3-phosphate dehydrogenase — its product is MAKVAVIGATTWGITLAAVLARKDAGIRILARTEDEAFLVGQSVFKTPKLPDKFVLPQSIKVTADANEAVHDADAIILAVPSQAMRHNLKLIAPYLNKRTLIISAAKGLEIATGKRMSQVIAEETKKEHHDNICVLSGPNLAWEILAGRPAVTVIAAEKESRARRGVKMVTVPDFCAFTNTDVVGVELGGALKNIIALGAGIVDGLGYGDNTKAALMTRGLTEITALGTALGANPLTLSGLAGQGDLIATCSSNLSRNHQVGVRLTRGESLKDIEATMNGIAEGVSTTLVAWNLAQKLGIEMPITERLYQVLYQGEDVRVAVKDLMAAVAGHELAGRKWGLFTLFRRRKKPEITF
- the plsY gene encoding glycerol-3-phosphate 1-O-acyltransferase PlsY, coding for MLITELIFVTIAGYLIGSIPFGYLIARRKAKIDITTQGSGRTGATNVLRTLGRKMAALVAFLDMLKGVTAVLLAGVVVGHGYMLVGDYHLGILMAQVMAALAAVIGHIYPVFNQFKGGRGVATYFGGFIALYPLAAIFGGEVFIIGVGLTGFASLGSLAGVAGAYAIMIPLSLNNGLPMEYLVYALLGSTIIIIMHRDNIQRLIAGKERRISEKAR
- the der gene encoding ribosome biogenesis GTPase Der; amino-acid sequence: MNNVPSVAIVGRPNVGKSTLLNRLTGKRQAITEDLPGTTRDRLFIPLSYGGRDFMLVDTGGLAGAPEDGIARSVNDQVREAMKQASVIIFLTDAKTGITPQDEEIADEVRRSGKAVIMAVNKVDNARLSDHAVEFHSLALGEPMPVSAYHGRGAEDLLDRVVELLPPPESAVSEPERLRIAIAGRANVGKSSLLNTITGEERVIVSAIPGTTRDAIDTSIDFSTGGVVLIDTAGIRRRGKVERGIEEYSVIRSLNAIDRADVVLIVLDAGEAATAQDTHIAGYAKDNHRGLILVINKSDLLENVDMTEYDRNMAARFKFIHYARRLYVSARTGEGVDRIIPAAFEVQAERSKRIPTPELNSLVRHAMAKHAPPSIAGRTLKVLYATQVGVCPPEIVFFVNDPDLVHFTFQRFLENRLREVFGFSGTPIKFTFKGRGEKK
- the argF gene encoding ornithine carbamoyltransferase yields the protein MRSKDLLSITDLESHEIRLLLSDAAAMKAEGWQTTLSGKTLALLFEKPSLRTRVSFELAMKQLGGQAIYLSPAEVGLGKRESIADVARVLSRYVDALAVRTFAQSSLEELARRAEVPVINALSDAEHPCQALADLLTIYEHKGDYPGLKLVYIGDGNNVAVSLALAALSVGLSFTIAAPRGYELPAEVMRQAQALAVENDCVFDAMTNPEAAARGADIIYTDVWVSMGQEADAEARLKDFAGYQVNEQLVTLAKSDAIIMHPLPAHYGLEVAEGLLDIPQSVVFDQAENRLHVQKALLADMLGGLLLPWPM